One window from the genome of Serinibacter salmoneus encodes:
- a CDS encoding DUF6603 domain-containing protein translates to MPSLWDDLPASLRDGDLLEGLRGPLEAVDTTGLTPREVTEDGATWRVREVVLDLAGASGGLIDAATGRIGGDGGATPVELLGTDVTLSLAERLTGPGGSADGAWRLDLDVPGVSIHLPFLTGARLGTQGVLEPDPAREQVRLLLPRLVTRLHQEPGAGVGFSFVSATTGGDPVDDVYELLEMSPPHALIGPGSGVGFAFRTAVLDLSGDSGPEGVPAGARAMPAAWQGVYLPEVRLYVATPGMDDLAVSAGVRNLWIGLGAHAGVTGTFGAEVINTGGDPEILGRYVTPSGAHISATPGGEDLVPDGSLFVADSNGGLAPIALTLRVDGAPVAGDRTTLAVPASGTVSIEVTAASPGGTTAATFTARRAPAAPGSAPGGAPAARVTTLTPEGGRIMLVRQSAATATLALASGASATWTWPGGGTGAPAATAEVPLAVGEEVEVTATLTAAAPPALDAYLRYDTPEPHENTAAWSSVATHIRTIPATSRRAAPTGETFAALAGRSLAAFPGAVRVDGYASYEGDDAQATYNLELSRRRAESVARVLEAAGYTVTHPVLAHGHTHARDGIPVVPGESAAPPGSGHWWRVRVSATAGSAPPLRARLQRPAPAPVIDRDPAPARSGKPDCFRRLGLEVELLRGEFIRCELWGEFDIQTAAEAALDAGGQPPLGGRGPNPLDGVCAFRVRLRVAGDGGAWEVTAQFRALEGDIDGLLERSRGGSVNATALDAAGGFFVIGPLAAAVAELSPAAGALVQLGGIALGISDVFQTQRITLHGAELQISDGIIAPDGSRADSDAGAVALLLDVEVAFSFDFEIVSVPPDKPVRVRYQALGVKVGWEDGEVAVPVPVFDPDRGYELEIQPDSVRAVEPLDEILRIFGVRVSRDNPTMLEVEAGIGVELGPLTVDTLRVRANLGTGEFELTKLGVSLDIPGAVRGSGSFSFTEAGFRATIDVTIVPIEIRAAATLVIETVDGVTGVLVGIEVEFPVPILLGGSGLGIFGLMAGVGINMGRVENPHADLPALDWVMKQLGTPRGSVMHPDGWAHEPGAYALAAGILLGTLEGGYVVHLKGILMIELPGPRLLLILKADVLSAPPALGSEQSATFLAVLDVDFGAGTITLGVVADYSIDRILAIHVPVTAFFSRSQPDAWRVDLGSYHDRIRVEVLDTITASGYLMVHGDGIGADDVPADVLPGTTGLAIATGFHFSAVLMGSKPARLYVEVAAGFDAILGFDPFYLAGKIYIRGELMLFIASLGVSATLTIVVGKRIETDPGGTPREVDHPYIHGEVCGKISFFFFSVQACVSLTIGSEPEPDLVPPDLVADVALMGRGDVLLEGAGAGRSIEGILGRAATDGSAGPSVPLDAVVVISFTSAPEASGAAVLGGGAEGTTGVAGTSAWHRIGERWWAYLLKSVELIGDLGDGETPCVWWNDAVPTQTKAPPTLGLLTWRPEPYSSAITYGETLSGSVRRRWGHLCSPAAPAAPQLWTFDAQALGPSLSGWRLRGIVWPDEPGTVPRSAPAGRDLRVLEPWRTGREELDAPWDVQPGRVIGDLVPCEVTAREWQGPPAGTVQGSTTFTTAQASAHLAAGGRLHDLAALHQESQVDPRALGASVCPGRILQAPRHEGTDASPAATPAQAEIARKGRGELGWRPDPLVDAVELLAEEELISARILLLLPMERAPYVLQWRDEAGGVLEEHLVSDADRVSAARPIPDTWTDPGGPWRAPVGRSLRVASGLRSGNKLLAAYLVELEAHGAMRVVMGWAERHDQVPREAYLVAVEATTMAEARRAAWDTEVITRDREAFITGVERDPSGHALLVPGEAYTVRVTWWHDQAEGAERPTSPPEFTADTERTQEFRFTADPSDPVDPTDPEQLEHSCPRDLTPWLLDAEPGMGESGRFTHESVQIALSHTAVPELFAAYGRRLRVRVRSASGAHPLPPGGSAPGEALPIPLHGEDDPQSVRTVTVSSLHLGAWERAARDAASDLPCVPADVTRDLETLTIGYVLEPLTDYLLDIETVPEGGGGDVHRVFRANFTTSRFTGPDHLAQWVTGASREHRLVRVPAAVQALPTRPAGGAWDAAVQAAGLPVPQIPAAPRLQVWWSADAVPQPLAVVLDSSESLHRERLTPTLMQPPVDAADLSATWWGTQLRPWLHVEPGAETSAALVQDIVVAPGGNRIMVRLLPGGRGKRLHLELVRAGNPVAGTAATRHRIADLTLTAAPWEVED, encoded by the coding sequence GTGCCGAGCCTCTGGGACGACCTGCCTGCCTCGCTGCGCGACGGGGACCTGCTCGAGGGCCTGCGCGGCCCGCTGGAAGCCGTGGACACCACCGGGCTGACGCCCCGGGAGGTGACCGAGGACGGCGCAACCTGGCGGGTGCGGGAGGTCGTCCTCGACCTCGCCGGCGCGAGCGGCGGCCTCATCGACGCCGCGACCGGCCGCATCGGGGGTGACGGCGGCGCCACGCCCGTGGAACTGCTCGGCACCGACGTCACGCTCAGTCTCGCCGAGCGCCTGACCGGCCCTGGTGGCAGCGCCGACGGAGCCTGGCGTCTCGACCTCGACGTGCCCGGCGTGTCCATCCACCTGCCCTTCCTCACCGGCGCGCGGCTGGGCACCCAGGGGGTGCTGGAGCCGGACCCGGCGCGGGAGCAGGTCCGCCTGCTCCTGCCCCGCCTGGTCACCCGATTGCACCAGGAGCCCGGTGCGGGGGTCGGGTTCTCGTTCGTCTCGGCCACCACCGGCGGGGACCCGGTGGACGACGTCTATGAGTTGCTGGAGATGAGCCCGCCGCACGCCCTCATCGGCCCGGGCTCCGGGGTCGGGTTCGCCTTCCGCACCGCCGTGCTGGACCTCTCGGGGGACTCCGGACCCGAGGGTGTGCCCGCCGGCGCCCGCGCCATGCCGGCGGCGTGGCAGGGCGTCTACCTTCCCGAGGTCCGCCTCTACGTGGCCACGCCGGGCATGGACGACCTCGCCGTCTCGGCGGGGGTCCGCAACCTCTGGATCGGCCTGGGTGCCCATGCCGGTGTCACCGGCACGTTCGGCGCCGAGGTGATCAACACCGGCGGTGACCCCGAGATCCTCGGTCGCTACGTCACCCCGTCGGGCGCTCACATCTCAGCGACCCCGGGCGGTGAGGACCTGGTCCCGGACGGCAGCCTCTTCGTCGCCGACTCCAACGGCGGGCTCGCGCCGATCGCCCTCACGCTGCGGGTCGACGGCGCCCCCGTGGCGGGCGATCGCACCACCCTGGCCGTTCCCGCGAGCGGGACCGTGAGCATCGAGGTCACCGCCGCCTCTCCCGGCGGCACGACCGCCGCCACCTTCACCGCCCGGCGTGCCCCGGCCGCGCCGGGGTCGGCGCCGGGAGGTGCCCCCGCCGCCAGGGTCACCACCCTCACCCCGGAGGGCGGCCGCATCATGCTGGTCCGCCAGAGCGCCGCCACGGCGACGCTCGCCCTGGCCTCGGGTGCCTCCGCCACCTGGACGTGGCCGGGCGGGGGAACGGGCGCGCCGGCGGCCACGGCCGAGGTGCCGCTCGCCGTCGGCGAGGAGGTCGAGGTGACCGCTACGCTCACCGCCGCGGCGCCCCCCGCACTGGACGCCTACCTGCGCTATGACACCCCCGAGCCGCACGAGAACACCGCCGCGTGGTCCTCCGTGGCTACCCACATCCGCACGATCCCCGCGACCTCGCGCCGAGCCGCGCCCACCGGTGAGACGTTCGCCGCCCTCGCCGGGCGAAGCCTCGCCGCCTTCCCCGGCGCCGTCAGAGTGGACGGCTACGCCTCCTACGAGGGAGACGACGCCCAGGCCACGTACAACCTCGAGCTCTCCCGTCGCCGTGCCGAGTCCGTCGCCCGGGTCCTGGAGGCCGCGGGGTACACCGTCACCCACCCGGTCCTCGCCCATGGGCACACCCACGCCCGCGACGGCATCCCGGTGGTCCCCGGGGAGAGCGCAGCACCGCCCGGGAGCGGGCACTGGTGGCGGGTCCGGGTCTCCGCGACCGCCGGATCCGCCCCACCGCTGCGGGCCCGGCTGCAGCGGCCGGCGCCCGCCCCGGTCATCGACCGCGACCCCGCCCCCGCACGCAGCGGGAAGCCGGACTGCTTCCGCCGGCTCGGCCTGGAGGTGGAACTGCTGCGCGGGGAGTTCATCCGGTGCGAGCTCTGGGGCGAGTTCGACATCCAGACCGCCGCCGAGGCCGCCCTGGACGCCGGCGGTCAGCCTCCCCTCGGCGGTCGTGGACCCAACCCCCTGGACGGTGTCTGCGCCTTCCGGGTCCGGCTGCGGGTGGCCGGCGACGGCGGCGCCTGGGAGGTGACGGCCCAGTTCCGCGCCCTGGAGGGCGATATCGACGGACTGCTGGAACGCAGCCGCGGTGGCTCGGTGAACGCCACGGCCCTGGATGCCGCCGGCGGCTTCTTCGTGATCGGGCCGCTGGCCGCCGCCGTGGCCGAGCTCTCCCCGGCGGCCGGTGCCCTCGTCCAGCTCGGCGGCATCGCGCTGGGGATCTCCGACGTCTTCCAGACCCAACGAATCACCCTGCACGGGGCGGAGCTGCAGATCAGCGACGGGATCATCGCGCCGGACGGCTCCCGCGCCGACAGCGACGCCGGCGCCGTGGCCCTGCTCCTGGACGTCGAGGTCGCCTTCTCCTTCGACTTCGAGATCGTCTCGGTGCCGCCGGACAAGCCGGTCCGGGTGCGCTACCAGGCCCTCGGGGTCAAGGTCGGCTGGGAGGACGGCGAGGTCGCCGTCCCCGTGCCCGTGTTCGACCCCGACCGTGGCTACGAGCTGGAGATCCAACCCGACTCGGTGCGCGCCGTCGAGCCCCTGGATGAGATCCTGCGGATCTTCGGCGTCCGGGTCTCGCGGGACAACCCCACCATGCTGGAGGTGGAGGCCGGCATCGGGGTGGAACTCGGCCCCCTGACGGTGGACACCCTGCGGGTGCGCGCGAACCTGGGCACCGGCGAATTCGAACTGACCAAGCTCGGCGTCTCCCTGGACATCCCCGGGGCCGTGCGCGGCAGCGGGTCCTTCTCCTTCACCGAGGCCGGATTCCGCGCCACCATCGACGTGACGATCGTGCCGATCGAGATCCGCGCGGCCGCCACGCTGGTGATCGAGACGGTGGACGGTGTCACCGGCGTGCTGGTCGGGATCGAGGTCGAGTTCCCCGTGCCCATCCTGCTGGGCGGATCCGGCCTGGGGATCTTCGGTCTCATGGCCGGAGTCGGGATCAACATGGGCCGGGTGGAGAACCCCCACGCCGACCTGCCGGCCCTGGACTGGGTGATGAAACAGCTCGGGACACCCCGCGGGAGCGTGATGCACCCCGACGGCTGGGCGCACGAACCCGGCGCCTACGCCCTGGCCGCCGGGATCCTGCTCGGCACCCTCGAGGGCGGCTACGTCGTCCACCTCAAGGGCATCCTCATGATCGAGTTGCCCGGACCCCGGCTGCTGCTCATCCTCAAGGCCGATGTGCTCTCCGCGCCGCCCGCGCTCGGCAGCGAGCAGAGCGCCACGTTCCTGGCGGTCCTGGATGTGGACTTCGGCGCCGGCACGATCACCCTGGGGGTGGTCGCGGACTACAGCATCGACCGCATCCTCGCGATCCACGTGCCCGTCACCGCGTTCTTCTCCCGCTCCCAGCCCGACGCGTGGCGGGTGGACCTCGGCAGCTACCACGACAGGATCCGCGTGGAGGTGCTCGACACCATCACCGCCTCGGGGTACCTGATGGTGCACGGCGACGGCATCGGGGCCGATGACGTCCCCGCGGACGTCCTTCCCGGCACCACGGGCCTCGCGATCGCGACCGGCTTCCATTTCTCGGCCGTCCTCATGGGCTCCAAGCCCGCCCGGCTGTACGTCGAGGTCGCCGCGGGGTTCGACGCCATCCTCGGGTTCGACCCGTTCTACCTCGCGGGGAAGATCTACATCCGCGGCGAACTCATGCTCTTCATCGCCTCCCTCGGGGTCTCGGCGACGCTGACGATCGTGGTCGGCAAGCGCATCGAGACCGATCCCGGCGGCACCCCCCGCGAGGTGGACCACCCCTACATCCACGGGGAGGTCTGCGGGAAGATCAGCTTCTTCTTCTTCTCCGTGCAGGCGTGCGTATCCCTCACGATCGGCTCCGAGCCGGAGCCCGATCTGGTGCCGCCGGACCTGGTCGCGGACGTGGCGCTCATGGGGCGCGGCGATGTGCTCCTGGAGGGCGCGGGCGCCGGGCGCAGCATCGAGGGCATCCTCGGGCGGGCCGCCACGGACGGCTCCGCTGGTCCTAGCGTGCCCCTGGACGCCGTGGTCGTCATCTCCTTCACCAGCGCTCCCGAGGCATCGGGGGCTGCGGTGTTGGGTGGGGGCGCCGAGGGGACCACGGGCGTGGCCGGCACCTCCGCCTGGCACCGGATCGGCGAGCGGTGGTGGGCCTACCTGCTGAAGAGCGTGGAACTGATCGGGGACCTCGGCGACGGCGAGACGCCGTGCGTCTGGTGGAACGACGCCGTGCCCACCCAGACGAAGGCCCCGCCCACCCTCGGGCTGCTGACGTGGCGGCCGGAGCCCTACAGCTCGGCGATCACCTACGGGGAGACGCTCTCGGGCAGCGTCCGCCGCCGCTGGGGCCACCTGTGCAGCCCCGCGGCGCCCGCAGCCCCCCAGCTGTGGACCTTCGACGCCCAGGCTCTCGGCCCGAGCCTGTCGGGCTGGCGGCTGCGCGGCATCGTCTGGCCCGACGAGCCGGGCACCGTGCCCCGCTCGGCGCCCGCGGGCCGTGACCTGCGGGTGCTGGAACCCTGGCGCACCGGCCGTGAGGAACTGGATGCGCCGTGGGACGTGCAGCCCGGCCGGGTGATCGGTGACCTCGTCCCGTGCGAGGTCACGGCGCGGGAGTGGCAGGGGCCTCCCGCCGGCACCGTGCAGGGGTCGACGACGTTCACCACCGCCCAGGCGAGCGCGCACCTCGCCGCTGGCGGCCGGTTGCACGACCTCGCGGCGCTGCACCAGGAGTCGCAGGTCGACCCCCGCGCCCTCGGCGCGTCGGTGTGCCCCGGGCGGATCCTGCAGGCGCCGCGGCACGAGGGCACCGACGCCTCCCCGGCGGCCACCCCGGCGCAGGCGGAGATCGCCCGCAAGGGTCGCGGGGAACTCGGCTGGCGTCCCGACCCGCTCGTGGACGCGGTGGAACTGCTCGCGGAGGAGGAACTGATCAGCGCGCGGATCCTGCTGCTCCTGCCGATGGAGCGAGCGCCCTACGTGCTGCAGTGGCGCGATGAGGCCGGCGGTGTGCTCGAGGAGCACCTGGTGAGCGATGCCGACCGCGTCAGCGCCGCGCGGCCCATCCCGGACACCTGGACCGATCCCGGCGGCCCGTGGCGCGCGCCGGTGGGGCGCAGCCTGCGGGTCGCCTCCGGTCTGCGCAGCGGCAACAAGCTGCTCGCCGCCTACCTGGTGGAGCTCGAGGCCCACGGCGCGATGCGCGTGGTCATGGGATGGGCCGAGAGGCACGACCAGGTGCCCCGCGAGGCCTACCTCGTAGCGGTGGAGGCCACCACGATGGCCGAGGCGCGCCGTGCCGCCTGGGACACCGAGGTGATTACCCGGGACCGTGAGGCCTTCATCACCGGGGTGGAGCGGGACCCGTCCGGCCATGCGCTCCTGGTCCCGGGCGAGGCCTACACCGTCCGCGTGACGTGGTGGCACGATCAGGCGGAGGGCGCCGAGCGGCCCACCAGCCCCCCGGAGTTCACCGCGGACACCGAACGCACCCAGGAGTTCCGCTTCACCGCGGACCCGAGCGACCCGGTGGACCCCACCGACCCCGAGCAGCTGGAACACTCCTGCCCCCGCGACCTCACGCCCTGGCTCCTGGACGCCGAACCCGGGATGGGCGAGAGCGGACGGTTCACGCACGAGAGCGTGCAGATCGCGCTGTCCCACACGGCCGTTCCGGAGCTCTTCGCGGCCTACGGCCGCCGACTGCGGGTGCGGGTGCGCTCGGCCTCCGGCGCACATCCCCTCCCGCCCGGGGGGAGCGCCCCCGGCGAGGCCCTGCCGATCCCCCTGCACGGCGAGGACGACCCGCAGTCCGTGCGGACCGTCACGGTCTCGAGCCTGCACCTGGGCGCCTGGGAGCGGGCAGCGCGCGATGCGGCCTCCGACCTGCCGTGCGTGCCCGCCGACGTCACACGCGACCTGGAGACCCTCACCATCGGGTACGTCCTGGAACCCCTCACCGACTACCTGCTCGACATCGAGACCGTGCCCGAGGGTGGGGGCGGCGACGTCCACCGGGTCTTCCGCGCCAACTTCACCACCTCCCGTTTCACCGGACCCGACCACCTCGCGCAGTGGGTGACGGGTGCAAGCCGCGAGCATCGACTGGTGCGCGTCCCCGCGGCCGTGCAGGCGTTGCCCACCCGGCCGGCGGGCGGCGCATGGGATGCGGCGGTACAGGCCGCGGGGCTCCCCGTCCCGCAGATCCCGGCCGCACCGCGGCTGCAGGTGTGGTGGAGCGCGGACGCCGTGCCACAGCCGCTGGCGGTGGTGCTGGACTCCTCGGAATCCCTGCACCGCGAGCGACTCACCCCCACGCTCATGCAGCCGCCCGTGGACGCCGCGGATCTCAGCGCCACCTGGTGGGGCACGCAGCTGCGCCCCTGGCTGCACGTCGAGCCGGGCGCCGAGACGTCCGCCGCGCTCGTCCAGGACATCGTGGTGGCGCCGGGCGGCAACCGCATCATGGTGCGGCTGCTGCCCGGCGGCCGCGGGAAGCGGCTGCACCTGGAGCTCGTGCGGGCCGGCAACCCGGTGGCGGGGACGGCGGCCACGCGTCACCGCATCGCCGACCTCACCCTGACCGCGGCCCCCTGGGAGGTGGAGGACTGA
- a CDS encoding ABC transporter ATP-binding protein, whose translation MSGRGPGPGAGGVAPGQKAMDFTGTIKRLLGELRGHGLLVASVLVFGAVSVVLTVLGPKLLGNATNIVVAGLLSRNLPEGLNEEQALALLRDQGQDSYADILSTVDFTPGAGLDTAALATTLGTALAVYVGAWLLGWQQARLTAIVVQRTMYNLRGRVEDKLHRVPLSFYDRSSRGDVLSRVTNDIDNVSQVLNMTLSQLVVSVFTVVGVLGMMFAISPVLATIAVVTVPLSGVVTVLIAKRAQPQFIAQWRTTGELNGHVEESYTGHDLVRVFGQEEEMRQTFRVRNEEMYEATFRANYISGTIQPVMGLISNLSYVAVAVVGGLRVLAGQLSIGDVQAVIQYSRQFTQPISQIASMMTQLQSGAASAERIYGILDAHEEEAERGTAPSQVRGEVAFEGVSFSYDPSVDLIRHLDLRATPGETVAIVGPTGAGKTTLVNLLMRFYDVDAGRITLDGVDIREMPRDALRSQIGMVLQDTWLFEGTIAQNILYPILPEPGAEPTAQQTELMKRAARATRVEEFVRSLPEGFDTVVSGESGALSQGERQLLTIARAFVADPSILILDEATSSVDTRTEVLVQEAMNALRVGRTSFVIAHRLSTITGADTIVVMEHGQIVEQGSHRALLEADGAYARLYASQFAAAATEDEV comes from the coding sequence ATGAGCGGGCGTGGACCGGGACCGGGCGCCGGGGGTGTGGCCCCCGGCCAGAAGGCCATGGACTTCACCGGCACCATCAAGCGACTCCTCGGTGAGTTGCGCGGACACGGCCTGCTGGTGGCGAGCGTGTTGGTGTTCGGCGCGGTCTCGGTGGTGCTCACCGTGCTGGGCCCCAAGCTGCTCGGGAACGCCACGAACATCGTGGTTGCCGGGCTGCTCTCGCGGAACCTGCCGGAAGGCTTGAACGAGGAGCAAGCACTTGCGCTGTTGCGCGATCAGGGCCAGGACTCCTACGCCGACATCCTCTCCACGGTGGACTTCACGCCCGGCGCGGGCCTCGACACCGCGGCGCTGGCCACCACCCTGGGCACCGCGCTCGCCGTATACGTCGGCGCGTGGCTGCTGGGGTGGCAGCAGGCCCGCCTGACCGCGATCGTGGTGCAACGCACCATGTACAACCTGCGTGGCCGCGTGGAGGACAAGCTGCACCGGGTGCCGCTGTCCTTCTACGACCGCTCCAGCCGCGGTGACGTGCTCTCCCGGGTGACGAACGACATCGACAACGTCTCCCAGGTGCTGAACATGACCCTGTCGCAACTCGTGGTCTCGGTGTTCACCGTGGTCGGCGTGCTGGGGATGATGTTCGCGATCTCGCCGGTGCTGGCCACCATCGCGGTGGTCACCGTGCCGCTCTCCGGCGTGGTCACCGTGCTGATCGCCAAGCGCGCACAGCCACAGTTCATCGCCCAGTGGCGCACCACGGGTGAGCTGAACGGGCACGTCGAGGAGTCCTACACCGGCCACGACCTGGTCCGGGTCTTCGGCCAGGAGGAGGAGATGCGCCAGACCTTCCGCGTCCGCAACGAGGAGATGTACGAGGCGACCTTCCGGGCCAACTACATCTCCGGCACCATCCAGCCGGTGATGGGTCTCATCTCCAACCTCAGTTACGTGGCCGTCGCGGTGGTCGGTGGCCTGCGCGTGCTGGCCGGTCAGCTCAGCATCGGTGACGTGCAGGCCGTCATCCAGTACTCCCGCCAGTTCACCCAGCCCATCAGCCAGATCGCCTCGATGATGACGCAGTTGCAGTCCGGGGCCGCCTCGGCCGAGCGGATCTACGGGATCCTGGACGCACATGAGGAGGAGGCCGAGCGTGGCACTGCCCCCAGCCAGGTGCGCGGCGAGGTCGCCTTCGAGGGCGTCTCCTTCAGTTACGACCCGAGCGTCGACCTCATCCGGCACCTCGACCTGCGTGCCACGCCGGGGGAGACGGTCGCCATCGTGGGCCCGACCGGGGCCGGTAAGACCACGCTGGTGAATCTCCTCATGCGGTTCTACGACGTGGACGCCGGCCGCATCACCCTGGACGGCGTGGACATCCGTGAGATGCCACGGGACGCCCTGCGCTCCCAGATCGGCATGGTGCTGCAGGACACGTGGCTGTTCGAGGGCACGATCGCGCAGAACATCCTGTACCCGATCCTCCCCGAACCCGGCGCCGAGCCCACCGCGCAGCAGACCGAGCTGATGAAGCGCGCCGCGCGGGCGACCCGCGTGGAGGAGTTCGTGCGGTCCCTCCCGGAGGGCTTCGACACGGTGGTCAGCGGCGAGAGCGGTGCCCTCTCCCAGGGTGAGCGGCAGTTGTTGACGATCGCCCGGGCGTTCGTGGCCGACCCCTCGATCCTCATCCTGGACGAGGCCACCAGTTCGGTGGATACCCGCACAGAGGTGCTCGTCCAGGAGGCGATGAACGCCCTACGGGTGGGCCGCACCTCGTTCGTGATCGCGCACCGGCTCTCCACGATCACGGGGGCCGACACCATCGTGGTGATGGAGCACGGGCAGATCGTGGAGCAGGGCAGCCACCGCGCGCTGCTCGAGGCGGACGGTGCCTACGCGCGGCTCTACGCCAGTCAGTTCGCGGCGGCCGCGACCGAGGACGAGGTCTGA
- a CDS encoding ABC transporter ATP-binding protein, translating to MLLRLLKNSLAPYWGLVAVVLVLQLVQTVASLYLPTLNAEIIDGGVIAGDIEEIWRLGGIMLAISAVQAVTAVVAVYYGSKVAMRVGRDLREALFTRVMRFSRQEMGSFGAPSLITRNTNDVQQVQMLVFFTMTIIVMAPIMLVGGIAMAIAQDGVLAWLLVIVIPVLVVVVLLIVRPMVGGFRTMQKRIDDVNGVMREQIHGIRVIRAFVREPFERMRYAVANGNLRDVSLLVGKLMALMFPSVMLVMNASMVAITWFGGLRVDAGEMQIGSLTAYLQYVMFILMAVMMSTMMLMFGPRAAVSAGRIQEVLDSEPTVVEPTQPRRIAEPTGTVVLEGVSFGYPGAQEPVLRDVSLVAAPGRTTAIIGSTGSGKSTLLNLIPRLFDATGGAVRIDGVDVRDLARPDLTAAIGLVPQRAFLFSGTIASNLRFGKPHATDDELWDALEVAQAADFVREMDGGLEATIAQGGTNVSGGQRQRLAIARALVHQPRIYLFDDSFSALDYATDAALRAALRPRTREAAVVVVAQRVASIRSAETIHVMDAGRIVASGTHEDLLESSPTYAQIVASQLSLEEAR from the coding sequence GTGCTCCTTCGTCTCCTGAAGAACTCCCTGGCGCCCTACTGGGGGCTGGTGGCCGTGGTGCTGGTGCTCCAGCTCGTGCAGACCGTCGCCTCGCTGTACCTGCCCACACTGAACGCCGAGATCATCGACGGCGGCGTGATCGCCGGTGACATCGAGGAGATCTGGCGTCTGGGCGGCATCATGCTCGCGATCTCCGCGGTGCAGGCGGTGACCGCCGTCGTGGCCGTGTACTACGGCAGCAAGGTCGCGATGCGGGTCGGGCGCGATCTCCGGGAGGCGTTGTTCACCCGGGTGATGCGCTTCTCCCGGCAGGAGATGGGCTCCTTCGGCGCGCCGTCGCTGATCACGCGCAACACCAACGACGTCCAGCAGGTGCAGATGCTGGTGTTCTTCACGATGACGATCATCGTGATGGCACCGATCATGCTGGTGGGTGGCATCGCGATGGCGATCGCACAGGACGGCGTGCTCGCCTGGCTGCTGGTGATCGTGATCCCCGTGCTCGTGGTCGTCGTGCTCCTGATCGTGCGACCCATGGTCGGGGGCTTCCGCACCATGCAGAAACGGATCGACGACGTCAACGGCGTGATGCGCGAACAGATCCACGGCATCCGGGTGATTCGAGCGTTCGTGCGCGAGCCCTTCGAGCGGATGCGGTACGCCGTCGCGAACGGGAACCTGCGGGACGTCTCGCTCCTGGTCGGCAAACTCATGGCGTTGATGTTCCCCAGCGTGATGCTGGTGATGAACGCCTCGATGGTGGCGATCACCTGGTTCGGCGGTCTACGGGTAGACGCCGGCGAGATGCAGATCGGCTCACTCACCGCCTATCTGCAGTACGTGATGTTCATCCTCATGGCCGTGATGATGTCCACGATGATGCTGATGTTCGGTCCACGCGCGGCCGTCTCCGCCGGTCGCATCCAGGAGGTGCTGGACTCCGAGCCCACTGTGGTGGAGCCCACGCAACCCCGCCGGATCGCCGAGCCGACCGGGACGGTGGTCCTCGAGGGGGTCTCGTTCGGCTACCCGGGAGCGCAGGAGCCGGTGCTGCGTGACGTCTCGCTCGTCGCGGCCCCGGGGCGGACCACCGCCATCATCGGATCGACCGGCTCGGGCAAGTCCACCCTGCTCAACCTCATCCCGCGGCTGTTCGACGCCACCGGCGGCGCCGTGCGGATCGACGGCGTGGACGTGCGGGACCTCGCGCGGCCGGACCTGACCGCAGCGATCGGGTTGGTGCCGCAGCGCGCCTTCCTGTTCTCCGGGACCATCGCGAGCAATCTGCGGTTCGGGAAGCCGCACGCCACGGACGACGAACTCTGGGACGCCCTCGAGGTCGCCCAGGCCGCGGACTTCGTGCGTGAGATGGACGGGGGCCTGGAGGCCACCATCGCCCAGGGCGGCACCAACGTCTCCGGGGGCCAGCGCCAGCGACTCGCGATCGCCCGGGCACTGGTCCACCAACCCCGCATCTACCTGTTCGACGACTCCTTCTCCGCGCTGGACTACGCCACGGACGCCGCCCTTCGGGCCGCGCTGCGGCCCCGCACCCGCGAGGCAGCCGTGGTGGTGGTGGCGCAACGGGTGGCGAGCATCCGCTCCGCGGAGACGATCCACGTGATGGACGCCGGGCGGATCGTGGCGAGCGGCACCCACGAGGACCTGCTGGAGAGTTCGCCGACCTACGCGCAGATCGTCGCCTCCCAGCTCAGCCTGGAGGAGGCACGATGA